A single genomic interval of Trichosurus vulpecula isolate mTriVul1 chromosome 6, mTriVul1.pri, whole genome shotgun sequence harbors:
- the LOC118855056 gene encoding olfactory receptor 10AG1-like — MVGRNLTIVVEFILLGFSDLPKLQEVLFGVFLITYMSILLGNGLIILITKIDPSLQTPMYFFLGNFSFLEICYTSVTLPRMMMNIWTKKRHISFLDCALQLCFLLMLGGTECLLLAVMAYDRYVAICKPLYYSLIMNYKVCIQLVVGSWISAMPVVIGQTYQIFSLPLCGSNKLNHLFCDMPPLLKLVCGNKFMNEFFIYADAVVFAMVPFLLILGSYIKIITTILEMPSATGRYKAFSTCSSHLIVVILFFGSAIITYSIPKSNSLSGMDKVLSLFYTIVTPVFNPMIYSLRNKDVIAALKHLLPKWLVS; from the coding sequence ATGGTAGGAAGAAATCTCACAATTGTGGTGGAATTTATTCTTCTGGGATTTTCTGACCTACCCAAACTCCAAGAGGttctgtttggagttttcttaatcACATACATGAGTATTCTGTTGGGGAATGGTCTCATCATCCTAATAACCAAGATTGATCCAAGTCTTCAAACacccatgtattttttccttggaAACTTTTCCTTCTTGGAAATTTGCTACACATCAGTTACTCTCCCAAGAATGATGATGAATATTTGGACCAAGAAAAGACATATTTCTTTCTTGGACTGTGCTCTACAACTTTGTTTCCTGCTTATGTTAGGAGGCACTGAGTGTTTGCTCCTGGCTGTGATGGCATATGACCGCTATGTGGCCATTTGTAAGCCTCTCTATTACTCTCTCATCATGAATTACAAAGTCTGCATCCAATTGGTTGTTGGCTCATGGATCAGTGCAATGCCAGTTGTGATAGGGCAGACATACCAGATTTTCTCTCTGCCCCTCTGTGGATCTAATAAACTCAATCATCTTTTCTGTGATATGCCCCCATTACTGAAGCTAGTATGTGGTAACAAATTTATGAATGAGTTCTTTATCTATGCTGATGCTGTGGTGTTTGCTATGGTTCCATTTCTTTTGATCCTTGGATCCTATATCAAAATCATCACTACCATTCTGGAGATGCCCTCAGCCACTGGGAGATATAAAGCCTTCTCCACCTGCTCTTCCCACCTCATAGTTGTAATCTTATTCTTTGGTTCTGCTATCATTACATATTCAATACCCAAATCCAACAGTTTGTCAGGtatggacaaagtactctctcttTTCTACACCATTGTGACACCAGTGTTTAATCCCATGATATATAGTTTAAGGAACAAAGATGTCATTGCTGCCCTCAAGCATTTATTACCTAAATGGCTTGTATCGTGA